Proteins from a single region of Dyadobacter fanqingshengii:
- a CDS encoding TonB family protein: MKGQIMLNAMVTGVLVLLMLGKSAGANHGFYKEAIQVKGTIRDVNGVPVSNAAIYIKESTLSTVTNIRGYFELDHVPENSTLIVNHTDFESVEINVRKSEKDYDIILKGKPGWVSQRAKSEAKSKKSNETVESSGSGLSLEKWPRFPGGTKELVKFLAHHMQYPPEALKAEVEGQASVSFFLDEKGNISSPVIVSGPGWGIDEEAVRLVQNMPQWTPARQNGKPVAVRYTIVIPFDLEIEKLPIHIREKQPDFYSRKSRLAVSKPIFKNGTEFRLFFDRMLNLSHREPPKIELYRYNMISRPVLMPPPVIEMKYRK; the protein is encoded by the coding sequence ATGAAGGGTCAAATAATGCTGAATGCAATGGTTACAGGCGTTCTTGTTCTCCTAATGCTAGGCAAAAGTGCTGGGGCAAATCACGGATTTTATAAAGAAGCGATTCAGGTCAAAGGCACAATCAGGGACGTTAACGGTGTCCCCGTTTCCAATGCGGCCATTTATATTAAAGAATCAACACTGAGCACGGTGACCAATATCAGGGGCTATTTTGAGCTTGACCATGTTCCTGAAAACAGCACTCTGATTGTCAATCATACGGATTTTGAGTCGGTTGAAATAAATGTCAGGAAATCGGAAAAAGATTACGACATCATTCTCAAGGGCAAGCCCGGATGGGTGAGCCAGCGTGCAAAATCTGAGGCAAAGTCTAAAAAGTCAAATGAAACGGTTGAATCTTCGGGAAGTGGATTATCGCTGGAAAAGTGGCCCCGTTTCCCCGGCGGGACGAAGGAACTGGTTAAATTTCTGGCTCATCATATGCAGTATCCGCCTGAGGCACTTAAAGCGGAAGTAGAAGGTCAGGCCTCAGTCTCATTTTTTTTAGATGAAAAGGGAAATATCAGCAGTCCGGTAATTGTGAGCGGGCCAGGGTGGGGGATTGATGAAGAAGCCGTACGGCTTGTCCAAAACATGCCGCAGTGGACGCCCGCGCGGCAAAACGGGAAGCCTGTCGCAGTCCGGTATACCATTGTGATTCCTTTTGATCTGGAAATAGAAAAATTGCCTATTCACATTCGGGAAAAGCAACCTGATTTTTACAGCAGAAAAAGCCGTCTGGCAGTGTCGAAACCCATTTTTAAAAACGGGACGGAGTTCAGGCTTTTTTTCGACAGAATGCTGAACCTTTCGCATAGGGAGCCTCCTAAAATTGAACTTTACCGCTACAATATGATTTCCAGGCCTGTATTAATGCCCCCGCCGGTCATTGAAATGAAATATAGAAAATAA
- a CDS encoding response regulator, which translates to MTNNILLIDDDPDDHEIFEFALGIAYPTAICEHSYNCQDAVDKIRQKLSPLPENIFLDVNMPTMELPKCLFAINEALGANHADIVILTGFSTADLPNFNAFGVVKVISKPSTIELLAEEIQEVVGHRVSA; encoded by the coding sequence ATGACTAACAATATATTACTTATAGACGATGATCCGGATGATCATGAGATCTTCGAATTTGCATTGGGAATAGCCTATCCAACAGCTATTTGCGAGCATTCCTACAATTGCCAGGATGCGGTTGATAAAATCCGGCAAAAGCTTTCTCCTTTACCGGAAAACATTTTTCTGGACGTCAATATGCCTACGATGGAGTTGCCGAAATGCTTGTTTGCCATCAATGAGGCGCTTGGTGCAAACCACGCGGACATTGTTATTCTTACCGGCTTCTCAACAGCCGATCTTCCCAATTTCAACGCTTTTGGCGTAGTAAAAGTCATTTCAAAACCCAGCACAATCGAGTTACTAGCAGAGGAAATTCAGGAAGTTGTGGGCCATAGGGTCAGCGCCTGA